The region cctaaaataaaatacatttaaAAATTAGAAAACATGCAGGACAACAGCAGTAGCGTAAGAGATCACACAACATTGTTTCTACaaggtaaactaatctctgatacatgacagacaaaatttttaaaaattaaattagtaGAATACACCACACCACATTAAATTTCATTCAACGCTGTCAGTGTTCcttggtacaagaaaaaaagtatttctgcatggcagcagtaaaatagtacacagaattctacttttacaacaaaatatcctacagcgattaagccaactacagctgtatgtacttgctatgtatgtcatcatcatcatcagcctattttatgtccactgcaggacgaaggcctctccctgcgatctacaattacccctgccttgcgctagcgtattcgaacttgcgcctgcaaatttcctaacttcatcatcccatctggttttctgctgacctcgactgcgcttcccttctcttggtagctattctgtaaccctaatggtccaccggttatccatcctacgcattacatggcctgcccagctccatttcttccgcttaatgtcaactagaatatcagctatccccgtttgttctctgatccacaccgctctcttcctgtctcttaacgttagtcctaagatttttcgttccatcgctctttgtgcggtccttaacttgatctccgagcttctttgttaagcccgtttcacatggtgcgatcttGCAGTGCGTTTTGCGCACGAAcaatttccgcagatgcgaaattcgcaatcccgtttcacatgaatctacggcagctgcgtttttcgcatactcgttaagcattctgactggcaataacgtatgagcgagccgcctcttattggtcgtctgtttccactgctacagtggctaccaacgcatctgcgtttttcgcagagaagttcagcacgccgaacatcgaaaaaacgcacgcacgaagggtccggcggcctattttccgcagctgcgaattcgcacgtgcgaattcgcagacaaaatcgcatcatgtgaaacgggctttaacctccaagtttctgccccatatgttagcaccggtgctATGTATGTACTATAGCTGTATTGTTATACgtacaatagccaagacaggattaacttgtttgggttcatatgcagctcactgggaggtacaactttgcaatgaactcatttctgcttgccaaatatacaaataccaatatacttacataaaaatacaaatgaaagaaccatttctttcataaaacacaagacacaaaatagaaaatcgagtaataatagtctccgcgcgcattcctaggaaacgtctgtaactgccaagagaaacgtcgtgccaagagaaacgtcgcgcaaaatgtagccaaaccggaagggccgagtacgcgccgtttgaaaactcgaacaaaagctgatacactcacctgagacgttaagagaaaaatggcactgtcactccctgctggtaggctttcgtatgcatcagacagtctctgtgcgttacgatctctcacatcacgatgaaagacgacgcagtgcagaccgcaacacttcgggtgctagccacggtccggcgagctatacttgttcgatgtcggccaagacgaaatcggcgacacgctactgctggccgttcttgtcgtcgcaatcacgtagcacggaaagaagttcccaTCGTAACTTGCCGTAATGTTCGGTTGCACTCGCCCCTAACGCAGCGCTTTCAGGGCCGTTCAACAACGACAGCGAGCACGCGCATTCAtgttgcaacacaactacaaaatggcgccgggCTTTGGATGGCTCCGactttggatcactttggggccgcaaAAATCATAaactagtttcggttttcttccctcgcgctgaaaaaaaagatgtttcgctcactgataattttgcttcacgtaaataatgttgacgaatgaaagagccatgaatttaaacaaggtagaactatttccgtttatttgtgatagtgattttatggacacaaccggtgaaatttatctgttggcgttgctgtgagcttacgtatgaagtccaagtgcgataagatgctaccccgcgccgttgactgcgcgcgtgagaggaagtgttcgagggtgagccgcgccgttgactgcgtgcgtgagagcaagtgttcgagggtgagccgcgatggatagtggcttgatgggcgcgcaatgaaacgtgataacacgcgcgaaagccgggggaagggaggcgttggtttagcgcgcgtctcctcttgccgttgctctgaaaccggtattgcgccacagtcgccctgttagaggtaatctccgatgggtccaaaagcggggtgagccgaggtagcgtaatttaaagtTTCGGAAACGCGTTGAAGGAAAGAGGCAGAAGAAGCGTTCGGTCCCCTCTCTTTGAGCTCATCACGCCATCGCTGTGACAGCAAGCGTTCGCCAtcaattgagtgagatctgtttatgttagcacgtgcgcgtgtgacctcatgcttgctaatgtaattagtaaacgaatgtttactgcaatttatacagccgatgaaactacgaaccttgcttcgtgcagttgtctaatacattgctatagctatcaaagtTACGTCTTTCGGGGAACctgcgactttttgttattatatttctaagggggctcaaaagctgtgtagtgtacgctgatgtttctttctggtcgcggaacgcaacgaaccgcggtagcccagtggctgtggcattgtgcttctgaactcgaggtcacgggtacgattacaaccgcggcggccgcattccaatgggggcagaatgcaaaaccgctcgtgcaccgtgaattccgggcacgttaaacaacccgagctgctgaaaattaaactACAGTTTCCCATTAGCGTgtatctcataataagatctcggttttggcacataaaccctcaaaataaaattttacgtcacagaactacatttacaatcggcactgttgAGTGCATCCACTGAACTTGTTAACTCGTTGATATGCTCTGTTTAAtagccaatcttttttttttagatttgctaatggtcataatccagtgtgacaaatcctggtatttcttaacacagaaaaccagctatcgcttaaatatgcgagctgtcaacagacatggtcaaggaaaatccacattgcagaacatgggacgaaaaaagtcgaggttttgacggaagcccgtcgggtcgggaggcatcatgaagaagggtaaaaaaggacaccgaccactgaaagaatgcaagaaaagacgttgcGGCTCccgtgacgggagccttgttcacaatctgtagCCTTTTTCACAATCTGAACCACAGATTGTGAagaaggctcccgtcaggggagccgaaacgtcttttcttgcattctttcagtggtcggtgtcctttttttacccttcttcatgaccCTTCTTCATGGGACGAAAGAGTGAGACATTATGACAACCACGACATAAACCCTGAGGGTCTgcctaaaccagaagcaagcataaagccagaagaaattatctggtatttctttcctgcattaaaatctttcgtcaattgctgcacacaaagaagtcgcgatctttcacgacgactcttcgcaagccattgggagtcaattgactcatgcagaaaggttgactcttattttgtgactctactcacgaaaaagggggtcttagcccagaaaaagagagtcacgttgctgtgactcacttttgacccttttttttttcttagagtgtacatAATTCGGCAAGCGGTTACAACAGTGACAAATCGAAAACAAAACTGAATACGGATATTAGAAAACTTATGATTCAATTATACAGAGGATAACAGCAAAGAAGTTGACCAGTTATCCAATTGTACCATTTATCCACCGATTATGAAACGCTTCATGGTCGCGGAAAAATAGTGTGCTGCTTTCGCACTAGTCGGTATAGCATTTCAAATGATAGCGCCGTGAAATTATATTGGTCTTTGACCGTAGGCTTTTCTGGCAACCAGTAAATTAAAGCAGTTGTTCTCTGCAGCTCTTTAACAGCGCGCAGGTAATATAAAGGTGCTTAACGGGAAAGGGTCATCATGTTTTATTATTCTAAGTATTATGTCAGCCGCACTTATGATGTAAAGAGAGTACTGCCGAAGTACACACATCAATTGGAACAGTTGCTTTGGGGCATCCGTCCTGTATGAAAATGTAATAATCATTATTGCTCTCTTTTGTAAGTGGCTAATAGATTTTAAATGCGTTTTATATGTGCCGCCCCGCGATATTATCCTATAGCTCTGATAACTATCCACAAATTCGAAATTTAGGACATGCAAAACTGTTCCGCCAAAGCATTCACTGGATTTTAGTAACGTGTGGCAACCATACGCTAGCTTCGATCATGCCTTACTTATATGCGATAGCAAGTTCACATGTGAATCAACCATGACTCCTAATATTTAAGCGAGACTATTCGCTGGAATAATGCGTTCTCTAAAAGTAAATAAAACCTACCAAAATCGAGTTGTTTATTCCTGGAGTGAGACTCCATGTATTTAGTTTTTGTATGTAAAATATTTAGGTGATTTTGTTTAAACCAAGAATGAACTCTCTGTAGCCCCTCCTGATTCCATCTTCAATATCATTTAAGCTGTCACCAACAAAGATTAGTGCCGTATCGTCTGCATACATTAAATCTTAGGAGTATAATAAAATGGAGCGAAAATCGTTAACATACAGCGAGAAAAAAATGGGTCAATAACTGAGCCTTGTGGTACCCCTGAGACTACTGACAGAGTAGACGACATGACACCATGCATCACTACTCGTTGCTGTCGGTCGGAAAGGTAACGCTGAAGAAGCTGGTTAATTTGGCCTCTGAAACTATAGTCATTTGTTTATTTCATAATATTGTGAGTAGTAAGCCCAAGCAGGAGTGAATGAATACACACGGAGAATATTCCAACAAAAGCCAACCAACCAGAAAAATCCAGAATGTAATGATAGGAATAGAGACTTtgataaaaaaatcacagctgaACTACTCAGTACGCTTGCGGGCTACTGAAGCAACACATTTTGAAGTTCCTTGCTGAAATCAGTGGCATCGAAAGGGGAATAAGGAAGTGCTTTCCATTCAGTAATAATCCGATGAAAAAAATCTGTTTTTGAACTAACGGAtggttccagttaattttgtgctcagtgcataaaacgacgtttcgttaagaacctaactggaacgccaacgcatttctccgcaaagttcgggaattaatatctcgaaactggtgtcatccagagaattcgttccaagtggatccgcctttcgagctccacggctacaatttgtaaattgcaatatgggccatcaggtaattagttaaaaaattaattagtgaatttctgttaataatttcattatgcatttcaatttcttgtgcacgtaatgtccgcctcttcgagtagaccagctcatgaacaagaaatctgctatctgtcacaggcaacctttaagaatttttgaaagtgttcgctgaaacaccctgtataataaagTACCAATGTCTTATGCGCCCGACAAAACATTGTGAGTAATTTCTGTTCGGTTAAGTTGTCTACGCTTTTCTAATGTTCGAATACGATTGTCAGCCATTAGTTGGGTAGGATAATCGCATCTTTTATAGTTTCCATAAATAAACCGTACTACTTTTCTCTGTAGCATTTCCAAGTAGTGGATTTACTTTTCTGTGTGGGGATCCCAAAATGCTGACGCATATTCCAACTTAGTCCTAATGCAGGTTTTATACACCAACAACTTAAATTTGCTATAAGCCTTGCTAAGTTTTCTTCTTAAGAAGCACACCTCCGTGAAAGCAGAACAAACTTGTGTGTTGACCTGGAGAGGCTACTGGTGACAGTAACACCCAGATACTTATAATTGCTTACCTGGGTTATTTCACAATTATTAAGTTTATAGGTAAAAGCAGTAGGCTGTTTTTACGTGTCCTCCTTAAAACCACAGTtttatcaacatttatttccatatCCGATTCCCGACACCACCGTTGAACTAACAAGGAATGCTGCGGTAGCCTGTGGTCTTCATCAGAGAACACTTCCTTATAAGTAGGCCCTTCAGGCAACGGGTCCACAAGCGTCGACACCAACTTTGCATTCACGTAGTTCCAAACACAGATTAAAAAATGTGATTTGAAAAGCGCGGGCGAATGCGTCTTTCGTTCCTCTATTTGACAAGTAGCGCCATCGCCTTGATTACATATGATAATGAGGATGAGAAAGCGCAGCAAAATGGCCGCTTCAAGCTTCGACGCTGCGAAGCGTAAGTAGGTCTTCGTTTTTATTGGTTTTCATGGTATTAACTTCATTAAATACATCCAAAAGCCATTTATTTGTAAAAATCAATGTTTCGTGTTTGTCGAATACTACTTTCCTTGGAGTACCAAGTGTAAGAGAGCCGCACGCAACTACCGAAAATTAGTGCGCACGTTTGTGGACATGGCGCCTCAAAGCTGCCTTTCCTAGCGAGCTGCCTTGTATAGCACATGACGGCCCTTGGTTAAAATAATCAAAACATATCTAACTTTTTGAGGCATTTCCAAGCATGCCGTAGAGAGAAGGAAGGTCGATGACCAAACTGTCGACAAACTGTTAGTGAAAATTCAAAATGGCGACGTATCCAATGCAGATCTCTCGAATGATGAATGCGCGGAGCAAGACTTGGCGCATACAGTGGCCCGTGAGAGTGATTTTTCTCATTTTCTGTGTTTTGCGCTTAGCAACAGCTGGTTAGAGTTTCTCAGGAACGCAAGCGCTGGGAAGCTCCTATAGAGAAACACCACCCAAATGATGGAGTTCCAAACACATTGCGAACAGCCTGATCACTTGCAATAGAAATTCTCCAAAAAGCGCAGTAGGCTAAGTAGTGACAGCTCTAAGCCCGTTGTCAAGAAGGCGACACCGCAGTGACTTCCGACCGCTGCcgatgtgagggctgggcgtgatggctgaggcgtgatggctgaggcgtgaaggctgaggcgagaataacagggtacgaactatttattagagcatagtggcacgcgccaaaaaccgtgaccgtccgtggcggcggtcgtagcgaacgGAGAGAGAGCCctccctcgcttgggcttggcgttgagtcggcgtaacagcgctgtaggtggcgttagtgatgagataggcggcacatgcgggcgctcacatcccaccccagtcTGACTGACCACGTCTCGTGGTCAATTGCTTCTGCACACTGTCACACGCGCGATACCACACCCACACGCATGCGCGGGAACGCTGCAACTTCACTCGAGCACAAAGTCGTCGAGGTGGCTCGGTAGACATCAAGTGCGTTGGGTccgttgaggctgttgctgctctgtagaggcgataaacaccattgaagcgaggtgctattttctcattggcaaccggagcctgtcgtctcacccagaccatatcaccgacggtaaaggtgtgagaacggtggctgcggtcgtagcgcTCTTTGTGTGCACCTTGGGCTGCTTCCGAATTGGCGGCTGCTTCGGAGCGCTGCACTGTTGTGTCGAGGATGCGCTCGGCAAGAGCGGAGTGCTAGAACGGAGGATGGTGTTGGAGTGGAATCTTTGGTACGTAGCCATAGAGAAGCTGAAATGGCGTAAAGTTCGTGCTGGCATTCATGGACGTGTTTACTGCAAATGCTGCCTCTTGAAGTTTGGTAGGCCATGACAGTGGTTCCATTGCACAGACCTTGCGGAGGGCTGCCAGGAGAGTTCCATTGCTTCTCTCGACTAAGCCATTGCCATCAGGTCTATAGGCAGTTGTGAAATAGAGCTCCACGGAATGAAGACTCATGAAGCGTTTGAACTCATTGGATTCGAAGGCTGAGCCATGGTCCGAGAGGCAGTGGTGTGGCGTGCCGTAAGTTTAGAACACATTGTGCAAATGCTTGATAACGTCGCCCGTAGACGTGGACGAAACTGCTGCGGGCACGATATAGCGGGTGGCAAAATCAACGACGTTGAGAATGTAGCGCTTTGAGTTGATGGGTGGCATGGTTACATGGTCAATTGCTATGCTGGAAAATGGAATGTCCGTGGTAGGCATTCTGCCAAGAAGGCCTACACTGGGTGAGGTAGGGCGATTGAACTGTTGGCAGCACTGGCAGGATGACACATATCTCTCCACTGATCGGTCCATGTCAGGCCACCAATAACGATCCTGGACCTTGAGCAACGTACGCTTTGTGTCAAAGTGCCCTGCACCATCGTGTAATGCTTGTAAAATGGCAGGGCGCAGTTTGGACGGAGCTACGACTGCATACGTTCCCAAAGACAGTCGGCGGTAAAAGATGTCATCTAGCTTGGCGAACTCCGCTGGGTCCTTTTCATTGGCTAGGCGTGCAAGAATCGCAGCGCACTCGGAATCTTCTTGCTGCATCGTAGCCAGCGACTGCGAAGACTGTGTGACAGCACCTGCCAAACGGGACAAGTGGTCGGCTACAACGTTTTGGCGTCCTGGCTGATGTCGCACGGTGAAATCGAACTCTACTAAGTCCATGAGCATAGAAGTCAACCGACGAGATGGCCGCACGTTGGACGTTAAGCAGGCAACAGTCCAGTTGTCTGTGACCAGAGAGAATTTTCTGCCTTGTAGGTATTGGCGGAACTTCACGGTTATTGCCCCGTGAACGGCGATACACTCCCATACATTGCTGTGCAGTTTGCGTTCCTCCAACGTAAGtccacggctggcgtaggcaatgacacattCTCTGGTGTCTTGGATTTGCGATAACACTGCTCCAATGGCTTCCTGCGAACCGTCTGTGGTTAGCGTTGTGGTTGCCatggggtcgaagtgcgccaaaagggGAGGCTGGGTGAGGGCGAGCTGGCTGTCAACGCGAGCCGGGGGAATGTCAGGATGATTGTGCACGAGCGCCGTGTCGGAAGCGCGGAAGTTTGACACTAGAGGAGCGCTACTTGAGGGCAACATTTGGGCTGCTAACGCTTGCCATGGTGGCTGCTCTTGCAACAGCAACGGATCACGTTGTAGGCAGTCTGTGGAACTGGGCCTGGTTTCTGGAAAAAGGACGGACCTTGTTGGGATCACAGCATTTGCCATTCTTGGGATTAGCTTTTGGTTTGCGGTAATGGTGATATTCGTGGCTGTATGCTGTAACTGCGCTGGCTTCGGAGGCTCAAAGATGAGACGTGCCTGCGCTGCCGAGAACCAATCCTCACCAAGAATGAGGGGGAGTACATTATCTTCTaaaacagcagcttcaacaactcctgtggctgggccgatggatatcttcaaaaatgcagcaccaacaggtggcactgtgcttcctcctactaccacgagtggaggctcggtccatgggctgatcatgcttgcaggcacacaagctttagagattaatgtcaccttggacccagagtcaggaaacgcttcacactcaccgactccattgagagttgcgttgaagaaggggcattgctgttgtgagccgtcaagcggaacgggtgcactgtgcagtgctgggggctgctgtgtcttgggcatggttggaggcactggtgatgataagcggctggtgcgtgtagggcacttggatgccagatgaCCCAAGGCATGACATTGGTAGCAGACAGCTTGAGACAGGTCTTGACCGCTACGAAAAGCTGGAGCGCCATACTGTGCCGAAATAGCTGCATAAGTAGCTTCTTGTTGCTCAGCGGGCAGCTCTAAAATGCGCGTTTTTGGTGTGGCCCCTCGGGAGGACTGTGGTGTCGATTGTTCTGAGCGAGGCTGCTGGCGCTCTGCGGGCTTAGCGGCACGAAAGGgttgcgacggcggcaaaacAGAACCGGCAAATGGTGACGGGCTTGCTTTGGCGTGCAGATGTTGCGCACTCTTGTCGAGGCTGGTGCAAGTAGAAATAAACTCAGCTACCGTGGGCGGCCGATTGGCTGCTATGGCGGCGAGGATGTGTTGTTCCCGTAAACCATGCAGCAGGTAGTCAATCTTTTGGGCCTCAGAGAGGTTAACAGGGCAACGCTCAATGATCTTCAACTTGGCAAAGGCATATTGATGTAAGCTTTCGGATGGGGCCTGGGTTACCCTCATGGCCTGCTCTTGCCACTCAATGAGGGACAATTCTGTACAAAATGTGTCCTTCAGGGCGGCACTCCACGTGGCCCAGGTGCTGTACTGGTTGCCGAACGCGAGATGCCAGTCTCGCGCCGTGCCTTTCAGCTTACTAGCTGCGATCAGGCgtgtggtggcgtcgtcccacgaggcgagctgctgtactcgtcgtacgtcgtcaagccatgtattgacactgtggctgtgcaaaccagcgaattgcgggatggacgatgacaggtctggcagtgtcgtcaccgttgttgcagggcgaggtagctgctggaacagcatggcgAGGCTCTGTAGAGTGGCTGGGTCCAGCGTCAAAGGCGCCGCAGCGTTCGAGGCGGATTCATTCGTttcaaccgggggggggggggggggtaacttcaCGCTGCTGCTGAATGTCGGCTTGCAAACGCTGAACGAGCTCCTCTTTCGAACCTGTGAGGTCCAGCTGTCGACGGGCCAATTCTTCGCGTATAATGACGACGCCGAGGCGCGACATGGTCACCGCGTCGAGATTCTGCCACACAATTCCCGGCATGGCGTTGCGAAACGaggctgggcgcacgggagactaggcgagtgatctctaagcctagttgtcgactagggctagtcaacattcacggcactcttcatatgacggccgtgctttacacagacgagcggtaaaatggcaggagtatcttcaggcgtgagtcttcggcggcgtgagtgcgtaagtacaatgacgaatgcagttgagaaggcgtactgaccggcgttcgacgctggcgttgttgctggcgttcgacgctggcgttcgaaaggcgttcttgcgctgccgtggctgaatggcttggctgaggttcggggtcgactgcgccagatgtgagggctgggcgtgatggctgaggcgtgaaggctgaggcgagaataacagggtacgaactatttattagagcatagtggcacgcgccaaaaaccgtgaccgtccgtgACGGCGGTCGTAGCGAACGGATAGAGAGCCctccctcgcttgggcttggcgttgagtcggcgtaacagcgctgtaggtggcgttagtgatgagataggcggcacatgcgggcgctcacacCATTAGGTATGACAGGTACGTGAGGGATGCGCAGCGAAGAGCAGAATTCGCTGCCGAAAATGCCACGTATTTTTGTGCCTGTCGGCTCAGAATGATTGCTTTCATCCTTACCACACAAAGTAGATTACAAATGTTTAGATAATGAAGGAAGAGTCTCAGGAAAAATGTTTTGAATCATTTACCTAGCTAAGCGAACTACAAAGTAGAGTGAAACATTTTTTCTGGATTAAGGCAGTTTCTGTtgtgtccacaaatgtggacacaACGCAGGCGCAtgttgcaggcgcatgttggaatcagctagaacaagacaggggtaattggatatcgcagggagagaccttcgggctgcagtggacataaacataggcggctgctgctgctgctgctgatgatgatgatgacgatgatgatgatgatggtagcacTGTATTGTGATTCGAAACGAGTGGTGGTAACACAATGGACATTTTTAACGTAGCTGGCGCACGTGGCAACTTTTGCCGCGCGAACCGGCCACTCGTAGAC is a window of Dermacentor silvarum isolate Dsil-2018 chromosome 4, BIME_Dsil_1.4, whole genome shotgun sequence DNA encoding:
- the LOC125945042 gene encoding LOW QUALITY PROTEIN: uncharacterized protein LOC125945042 (The sequence of the model RefSeq protein was modified relative to this genomic sequence to represent the inferred CDS: deleted 1 base in 1 codon) encodes the protein MPGIVWQNLDAVTMSRLGVVIIREELARRQLDLTGSKEELVQRLQADIQQQREVTPPPPPGETNESASNAAAPLTLDPATLQSLAMLFQQLPRPATTVTTLPDLSSSIPQFAGLHSHSVNTWLDDVRRVQQLASWDDATTRLIAASKLKGTARDWHLAFGNQYSTWATWSAALKDTFCTELSLIEWQEQAMRVTQAPSESLHQYAFAKLKIIERCPVNLSEAQKIDYLLHGLREQHILAAIAANRPPTVAEFISTCTSLDKSAQHLHAKASPSPFAGSVLPPSQPFRAAKPAERQQPRSEQSTPQSSRGATPKTRILELPAEQQEATYAAISAHQLALTQPPLLAHFDPMATTTLTTDGSQEAIGAVLSQIQDTRECVIAYASRGLTLEERKLHSNSSNSLNGPNALDVYRATSTTLCSSEVAAFPRMRVGVVSRV